The stretch of DNA GCAAATTTGTGGATAATATTTCAAACGAAATTACAGTAGAACTTATCCAAAAAATTGTAGCAGAGCATTATGATTTGCCTGTTGAAAAATTAAAAGAAAAAACTAGAAAACGATTTGTGGTTCGGGCTAGACAATTGTCTATGTATTTGGCCAAGCAACTTAGTAATAAATCCTTGAAGCATATTGGAAATGCATTTGGAGGAAGAGATCATAGTACCGTTATTCATGCTTGTCGTTCTATTGAATCTCTTTTAGAGAACGATACTCGTTTCAAAAGCGAGGTTTCTGATATTGCTAAACGTCTAAAATCGACAGGTTTATAATTACCCTAGAACATAATTCATGCTATGGAATAAAAAGGAAAATCTTATTTTAGGATTTTCCTTTTTATTTAATAGAATGAGGAGTACAATAAATACATCCAATTATTGAATATTCATCCTATTGTCCTTCCAAACTATTTAGCGTTACTTCCTTTTTTTTACCATTTGTTGTGCTGACCTTTTTGCAATTACCTTTCCGATTAGGCTTTAATACTCCAATGCCTAATTCTTATTTAATCATCTAATTTAGAGGGCATTTTCTGCCTTCGAGGCTAACCAAAGTATGCGATCTATGCCCCTTTATTACCCCATAATATAGAGGTATAAATGTTTTTGATTACTCGTTAGAAAAAATGTTTCCTTCATTAATCAATATGTTCCATTCACTGGAAAAACGGACCTTTTGCAATTTCCTTATTGATTTTCTTAATAAGAATCACGAATTTTGCTTTTAAAACATAACATAATCAGAGCTTTTAATGAGGTGGGGAAATTTATAAATAAAAGATTGATAATTAGGGGAGAAGATTGACACTATGTTGATGAAATTCTTTGGGAAGCGATGAAAGCTAACTGATAAGAAAGACCACATTAAAAAATAAACAAATCGATAATTGCTAGCAGATTTAAATGCGGGCACATTTTTTTATAAAACGCTAAAGACATGAATTTTTATCAATTTTTTTACAAAAACATTCTTGGTTTAATATTTCTTTTGACTTTTATTCACCCCAATTTTGGGCAAATAGACCTTGATAATGGGCTAGAACTTTATTATACACTTGATGACCATGCAGCAGATAGTAGCTCCAATCAACACCATGGAACAATAATAGGCACTTCACCAATTGCGGATCGATATGGAATCGCTGGAGGAGCCATAGAATTTGTCAATAATGGTGCTGCATTAAATGGTGGTAATATATTAAATAATGTATTTTCAGGTGCTGGCAAAAAATTTACGATTTCTGCATGGATTAAGCCTTCAGCTTTAATGTCTAACAATATTATTGTTGCTAAAGTAGGTGATGCAGCTTGTGCTGAAAATGAGCGACAGTTTATGTTAAGAATACAGGGGAGCAACCAAAATTTAACGTTTACAAATTATTCCTCTTTATTTTCTGGCTCGGCAAGACGTGTAAGTACTTATACTTCTATTAATGACACAAGCCATTGGTATCATATTGTTGTTACTTATGATGGTACTCAAACAGGGAATAATGGTTTAGATCGTGTTAAATTATACATTGACTGCCAAGAAGAAGCTACCTTTTTGGAAACAGCATCAGGCTCACTTGGAGATATTCAAACAGGAGCAGCACATTTGGGAATAGGCAATTATATTGCCAGTACGGGAGTTCCTTGTGCCCCTGCTCGATATTTTCATGGGGGAATAGACGATGTTCGGATTTATAATCGAATACTTAATCCATCTGAAATTGAGGCTTTGTGTTCTGACACTCTATTGACGGCAATTGTTCAGCAACCACACCAAGAAAAGAACAGTACAATAATCCCTATTTATCCTAATCCATCACAAGGACTTTTTTATATTGCTGATAAAGGGCTAGATATTCATGCTTTTGAAATTTATGATGTCATGGGACACTTAGTTCGTCAAGCAAATATTTTGAATGTAACCCAACCCCTTGATTTAGAAGACTTAGATCAAGGTCTGTATTTTATTCACTTCAGAAATGTAGAAAATGTTTATGTTGGTAGAAACAAGATTCTTATAAAACGTTAGTCCTTTGAACCTGAATTCATGAGCTATTTTGGGGGTATAATTTTGTTGATAACACATGTTGGTATTTTAAATAAGTATTTATTGTAATATTTGAATTGTTTTAAATAAAAGTATATATTTGTTAACATATATCATTATTAGTGATATTATTTATATATATAAATGTATACTTCAAATGAAAAATACCCCCATAATTTTTACAATTGCGTTAATTTTTTGCAATCTATTCATAACCAAAGCTCAATTTATCTCTCAGCAAAGTGGAATTTGGGCTGATGGTGCCACTTGGGGAAATGCAAGCCCAGGTGTTGAGGGAGTAGACTTTCCAGATCAGACAGATGATCTGATCATTAGGGCAGGACATCAGATCACGGTAAACAATCTGACCGATAATGGAGGACCATCCATAGCGCCAGAAGGACTGAACTTAATTAATGTTGGCGATGGAATGATAAACGGCAGTCCTTCTTTTCCTAGCGGGGAAGATTTGATGTTTTATCATATTGGTAATATTTCTATTGCAAGAAATGGCACCTTAATCATCAATCAGCATGCTTTGTTAGCAGGGACTGTTGTTGTTGAAGGAACATTAACGACCGTTTTGGATGTGGTTAATCTGGGACGCTTGAATGTAACCAGCCATGGACTGTTGAATATTGGCGGCAATTATATTATAACGGGAACGAGTGTAACCGATATAGATGCTACCCAAATAGCAGCGGCTAATTTATACATTGACCACATGGAAACCGTCATAGGAGGGAGCAATAGTTTCACACTGCCCAATAACATTAAAACATTTAATCCTACCAATAATGACCCTTCTGCACAGATTTGTAGCAATTTTTTGATTAACTGTGGCGGCGATTGCGATCCTAGTATAGGAGGCAATCAGGGAGTAATTGTAGGAGCAAGTGAACATCCTATTTGTTTGGAATTTTTTCCTGTAGAATTTAAACACATTGCTGCAAAGGCACTTAACTCTTATGCGGTAGAAGTAACTTGGATAACTGCTACAGAAACAAACAACGATCATTTTGAAATTGAACGATCTACTGACGGGGTTAACTGGGAAGCTATTGGAATGGTAGAAGGGGCAGGCACTTCTGTACAAACCAATTATTATAAATGGGAAGACCGAAATCCTACTAAAGGGATTATTTATTATAGAATTAAGCAAGTTGATGAAGACAAAACATTCAACTATTCTAAGCAAGTTGCCATTTGGATGGGAGACCAAGAGGAAGGGGTAGTATTAGCACCCAATATTGTACAGAACAATAAAAAGATACAGTTATTGACAACTCAAACCATCCAACAAATTGAAATCTTTGACCAATATGGTCAAGTGGTTCAAATAATCTCAAATCCTCAAACCATGATTTTAATGGATTTTGGAACAGGGGTCTTTAATTTAAGGATAAAACTAGATACAGGTTGGTTTTTTAGGCGTGTTATTGTGATTTAAATTTAGTGACAATTGGCAGGTAATATCCAAGAAGTTACTTGGCTTTGCAAAATGGGGCTTAGGTAGGGGATTCCTAGATTTAAGCCCCTAATAATAAATAAAATAGCCATAGCCCCCACAAAAAAAGGAACAATTTGGCGCATTCTATTTCTAACATTCAAAGAAATAAAGCCTCTAAATTGACTGGCTAAAATCATCATTGGCAGCGTACCAGCACCAAAGAAAAACATATATAGAGCGCCTTCTAATACTTGACCAGTGGCAATAGCTCCTGCCAATGCTGCATAGACAAGCCCACAGGGGAGCAACCCATTTAACAAACCAATACCATACAAAGCAAAAGAAGAATTGTTTTTAAAGAGTAAGCCCATCTGATTGCGTACCCAAAGCTGTAATTGAGCGAGTATTGAATGCTTATTTTTTTGGAATTGCACAAATTTAGGAAAGAGCAAAACAACAAGAATAAATACGCCTAAAAATATGGATAGACCTTGCTGAAAGCCAGCAAAAGAAAACCCTCTTCCTAATAGCCCTAATAAGGCACCTAGTAGACTGTAAATACTAATTCTTCCTAAATTATACAATAAACCGCCCCAGAGTTTGCTATACCAATTTTGTTCTTTGAGCGGCAACGAAAAAGCAATAGCACCACACATTCCAATACAATGAAAGCTACCCAATATACCAATTGAAAACGCTGTCAGAAGAGCTGCTATATTCATTGTTTAGGGGATTAAGATTTGTTTTTCAATATAATAGTCTTTGTTATTATCCGACCAACTCAATTGAAGTTTGTAAATCCCTTTTTGAAATTTTTCTAGTGGAATTTGTTGTTGTTGTTGGTCATCTAGTTGCAGTTGCTCTTCAAAGTCTAGTTGTTTGTCAGAAGGTCGGAAAAAGTTAATCTTGCCTTGTTTAGGAATAGTCGGAAATTGGATCGAAAGATGAGAAGAACCGATTTCCCAAGTTGGTTTTTGAGCCAATGCCAACACATTTTTTTGTTGGTTAATTTGCTCTTGAAAGGCTACTTCTTTGGCATAATAATCAGGAGCAACCAAGTCAAAATTTTGTTGTACGCATTTGTATAACATAAACAACATAAACGTTATAAATGCGACAAAAAAGAGTGCTATTCTATATCCCCAGTTCATAATTTTATGGATTTTTACGGACTAATGTAATGGCTAGTTCGCTGCCTTCCATCAAAGGCAACGAACTAGTTAGTCGTTACTTTTTTAAGAAATTAGTGTTGACCTCATCGACCTTTTCCTCTTGATGATAGATTCCAATACGAATTGGAGTTTGTCTAGCTTTGAGTTGTTCTTTATCTAAAATAATAAAGAAGGTCCCCGCTGTTTTTTCCCCTTTGGGTAGTGTTACTGCACTATCTCCAATTAACTGTACTTCACCCGTTAGTGACTCTAGTTTAAAATCTAAAGAAAAATCTTCATTACTTTTATTGACAATGTTATAATTGTATAAGTTACTAATTTTTCCGTCGGGTTGCTCTTGCGAAAGTGTACCAGGTGTTCTTAATACTGTTATCTCAACTTTGTTTCTAAGAAGCAATAACCCAAGAATAATTCCTGTCAAAACAACCAACAAGACACTAAAACCAATCGTACGTTTGTTTAACTTTAGCTTAGATTCATTCTTGATGTGGTATTCAGAAGTATAACGAATCAGACCACCAGGCAAAGATAACTTATCCATAATACTATCACAAGCATCTATACAGGCTGTACAATGAACACATTCTAGCTGTGTACCATTTCGGATATCGATACCCGTTGGACAAACATTGATACATTGACGGCAATCTACACAATCTCCTTTTCCTTGTTCTGCTCTATCTTCATTTTTTCTAAATTTTGCACGATTTTCTCCTCTTTTATAATCGTAGGCAACAACAATAGAGTGCTGATCTAGCAAAACGCCTTGAAGTCTACCATAGGGACAAACAGAAGTACAAATTTGTTCTCTCAAACGAGAAAAAACAATATAAAAAGCAAAGGCAAACAAAAGGATGCTAAAGAATCCCCAAATATGTTCGCTAGGGGGAGCCATCATAATTTCTAATAATTCTTCGATGCCAATAATATAAGCTAAAAAGGTATTAGAAATGATAAAAGACACCGCAAAAAATATAACGTGCTTTAGTGTTTTTTTAAAGAACTTAGAAGGACTCATATCCGCTTTGTTTAATGCCTTCTGTTTGTTCCAATCTCCCTCTATCCAATATTCTATTTTTCGGAAAACCATCTCCATAAAAATAGTTTGGGGGCAAACCCAACCACAAAACAAACGACCAAAAACAAGTGTAAAAATACCTATGGCAATTACCCCAACGGCCATTACGAACATAAAGATGTAAAAATCTTGCGGATAAAATACATTTCCAAATATGACAAATTTACGTTCAATGACATTGAGTAATAAAAGAGGGTTGCCATTTATTTTAATAAAGGGACCAGAGAACAATAAGGTCAATAATATAAGACTGACAATTACCCTGTAATTATGAAATTTACCAGAAGGCTTTTTGGGGTAGACCCATTTTCTATTGCCATCGTCATCAACCGTGGCAAGGGAGTCTCTAAATGATTCTTCTGTGTTTATCATGATCTTTTATATTAGTTGTTACAGGGTTCCCCTTGTGCTTCTTTTGGCTTTTCAGTACTCTTTCCTTTTAAGGTTAAGATATGACTGGTAATTTGCTGAATTTGCAAAGGGTTAAGTTGGTTCTGCCAACTAATCATCCCCTTACTAGGGACTCCATAAGTAATCGTTTTAAAAATAGCTTTGGCATCACAACCATGTAGCCAATTTTCATCTGTTAGGTTAGGACCTACACCACCACCACCATCTTTGGCATGGCAAGAAGCACATTTTTTTAGAAAAAGCGTCTTTCCTGTTTCTAGGTCTTCTGCTGCGGTCAACGCCTCAACAGTATTTTCATTAATTTTGGCATATTTAGTAGCCAATAATTTTTCTTTGTGTGCTTTGGCGATCGCTACTTCTCTCTCATATTCTAGGGTTTGTAGACCTCCCATTGCAAATGTATGATAGTAGAGGATATAACCTACCCCAAAGAGTACACAACCCGCAAAAAAATAGGTCCACCAAGGTGGAAGTGCGTTGTCCAATTCCTGAATGCCATCGTGTTCGCCTTCTAAGAGAATTTTTTCCTCTTCATCAACAGGTACTGCATTATTTATATTAGAAATAAAATCCTTTGCCATTTTATTGTAATTTGTATAGTTTAAAAGTTCATTGATTGTACGAAAAATGTTTACCTACTAAATTGATTGCCATTTTTTATAAGTGAAGTTGTTAGCGTATGGTTATGGCGCAATTAAAATAGTAAGGCTTAAAATGAACTAATGATAGTTTGAACAGAGTGTATTTGTTACAAAAAAAACATAGAACAAATACGGATGAAAATTAATCTTCTAAGGGAATATTTCCCATGGTTTCAATATGCGACTTGCTAGCTCGGAAAGCAACCCAACAAGCTAATAAAAAAACAGAGAAGAAAATTAAAAAGGATATAATCGGATAGACCTCAATATTTCCGATGCTTGTCATATGATGCTTAATGAATTTTAGCATAGTTTCTTGGTTTTTTAATTTAAAAAATAGGAGGGGAGCCATAATATCTTACCCTAAAAACCCCCCTCCAAAACTATAGTTACTCTTCTTCTTTAGTCTCTTTAGGCATAATATCTGTTCCTAAACGTTGTAGATAAGCGATGACAGCAATAACCTCTCTGTCACTTTCTGCACCAGTAATTGTTGCCGCAATCTCATTGGCTTGTTTGTGCAAGTCCTTGATGGCGTCTTCTTTTTCATACCCTTCTGGATAAGGAACTCCAAGTGTACGCATGGCTTTGATTTTAGCTTTGGTTTGGCTGGCATCCAATTTGTTTTCTAACAGCCAAGTATAAGCAGGCATAATCGTACCAGGAGATATTTCTTGTGGATTTCTAAAGTGGGCATAATGCCACTCATTACTTTTGTAATTTCTACCCGTTACCACACCTTCACGAGCCAAATCGGGACCAGTTCGTTTAGAACCCCACAAAAATGGATGATCGTAAACAAATTCACCCGCTTTAGAGTATTCTCCATAGCGTTCTGTCTCAGAACGGAATGGGCGTATCATTTGACTATGACAGTTGTTACAACCCTCTTTGATATAAAGGTCTCTTCCTTCTAATTCCAATGGTGTTAGTGGTTTTACACTAGCAATTGTAGGTACATTACTTTTGATTAAGAAGGTTGGAACCAATTCTAGAACCGTTCCAATCAAAATAGCTACTGTACTAAGGAACAACAATTGAACAGGACGGCTTTCTACCGCTCTATGCCAATAGCCATCTTCGTGAGCAGGCATCAAGGGAGGAGCTTTAGCTTCTGTGTTCGGTGCAAACGTACCTTGTTTTGCTGTTTTATAAAGATTGTAAACCATGAACAAAACTCCTATAAAGAATAACAAACCACCAACGGCTCTTAATCCATACATAGGAATAATTTGAGTAACTGTTTCTAAGAAGTTAGGATAAACTAACATTCCTTCGTCGTTAAATTCTTTCCACATCAAACTTTGTGTGAAACCTGCCCAATATAGTGGAATAGCATAAAAAATAATTCCTAGTGTACCTGTCCAAAAATGGTAGTTGGCTAATTTTTTAGAGTACAATTCTGTTTTGTACAAAACAGGGAACAACCAATAAAGCATACCAAAAGTTAAGAAACCATTCCAACCCAATGCGCCAATATGTACATGGGCAATCGTCCAATCGGTATAATGACTAATTGCATTTACATTTTTGAGTGACAACAACGGTCCTTCAAACGTTGCCATACCATAACAAGTCAAAGCAACCACCATAAATTTAAGAATGGGTTCTTCTCGTACTTTATCCCAAGCACCTCGCAAGGTCAACAAACCATTTAACATTCCCCCCCAAGAAGGAGCAATTAACATTACTGAAAATGCAACCCCTAAAGATTGTGCCCAGTCTGGTAGTGCTGTATAGAGCAAGTGATGTGGTCCTGCCCAAATATAAAGAAATATTAAGGCCCAAAAGTGAACGATAGATAGTCGATATGAGTATACTGGACGACCAGCCGCTTTGGGAACAAAGTAGTACATCAATCCCAAATAAGAGGTAGTTAAAAAGAAGGCTACAGCATTATGACCATACCACCATTGTACCAAGGCATCTTGTACCCCTGCATAAACAGAGTATGACTTAAGCATACTAACAGGTAATTCAAACGAGTTGACAACATGCAATAGGGTAACGGCCACAAAGGTAGCGATATAAAACCAGATGGCTACATACAGATGCTTTACTCGACGTTTGAGAATGGTAAGCATCATATTTAGACCAAAACTGACCCAAATTAAGGCAATGGCAATATCAATCGGCCATTCTAATTCGGCATATTCTTTTCCTGTGGTGATCCCAAAAGGTAGCGTCAGTGCTGCCGAAACGATGATTAATTGCCAGCCCCAAAAATTGATGCTACTCAGGACATCGCTATACATTCGTGTTTTGCAAAGCCGCTGCAAGGAGTAATAAACCCCCGCAAATGTTCCATTACCAACAAATGCAAAAATAACAGCATTGGTATGTAGTGGACGCAAGCGCCCAAAGGATAAAAAACTGGCTAGGTTTAAACTGGGGTAAACAAGCTGAAGTGCTAGGATTAAGCCGACGAGCATACCAATAACGCCCCAAAAGACTACTGCGATCGAAAAATTCCGAACAGTAGTGTTGTCGTAATGAAAAGTTTCTAAATTTTGTGCATTCATAGTTATTTTGTTGGTCTATGATGGTTAATAGTTGTTCTTTATTAGGTTAAATAATAATAGAGAAAGAGTTAAGTAACTATGCAGAATCAATTTTGCATAGTTGCTTAATCTTCATCATCAAATAGTATTCGAATAGAGGGAGTATGAGTGTCTTCATATTGTCCTGTTCGAATTGCAAAGAAAAAAGCTAGTAAAAAGAGAATTGCAATGAAAAAACTCGCTCCAATTAATAAAAAAATTACACTCATGATACTTTTGTTTTTACAAAGATAAATGGTGACTTAGAGTCTAAAAATGATGGGTTGGGAAACCAAAAGTGATCTTAATCAATTTTAATTTATTATATTTGTAAGTCGCTTATATTGTTTGGCTAAAAATTTGAGATTGAGGACTTTTTTGCCAAAGGTACTCGTCAAAACACATGCAAACATTTCGAACATAAGGTCGCCCTTTTTCGGTAATAATTAATTGGTGAGGGTGGCGCTCTACTAATCCATCTTTTTCCATTTCTCCCAATTTTTCAATTCCTTTATAAATAGCGGGATTATTTAAATCTTCAGTTGTCCATTCTGTAGACAAATCACACATTAAATTTAGAATGTGTTGGCGTAAAATTAGATCTTGTTTGTTTAGGGTGTGCCCTCTAAAAAAAGGAAACTGCCCCTTGTCTACGAGATCCGTATATTCTTCTACTTTTTTGGCATTTTGAATGAAGCCAGTCCATGAATCACTAATAGAAGATGCCCCTAAACCAACCATTAGGCGAGTATGAAAAGGCGAGTAACCCATAAAGTTTCGATGAAGGTGCTTGTTTTTAGCAGCTTGATAAAGTTGATCGCTAGGCAAGGCAAAATGATCCATTCCAATTTCTTCGTAGCCCATTTCTTCAAACTGCCTTTTGCCTAATTCATAGAGCGCACGTTTTTGAGCATCCGAAGGAAGGGTTTCGGGAGCAAAACTTCGTTGGCTAGGTTTTAACCAAGGAACATGAGCATAGCTATAAAAGGCAATGCGATCTGGACGCAATTGATTCACTTTTTGTATGGTATCCTCTACAGAGGCTAATGTTTGCAGTGGCAAACCAAACACTAAATCAAAGTTGATGGATGTATAGCCTATTTCCCTAGCATTTTGGGTAACCTCTTCTACCATTTCGTAGGGTTGAATTCTATTGATAATAAGCTGAACTTTGGGGTCAAAATCTTGAATTCCCAAGCTTAATCTTCTAAAACCTAAATCATAAAGCGTTTGGAGATGTTCTTTGGTGGTGTTTTTGGGGTGCCCCTCAAACCCTAATGCTACATTGTCACAAACGATTGCATTTTTGGTAATTCCATCCAATAAACGCTTCAAGTTTTTGGCACTAAAAAAGGTTGGAGTCCCTCCTCCAAGATGGATTTCTTTGATCTTTGGGCGTTCTTCAAAAACATCCAAATACAGTTGCCATTCTTTTAGTAAGGTTGCTATATAAGGCTCTTCGACAGCATGATTAACCGTAATTCTTGTATTACAACCACAATAGGTACACAAACTACTACAAAATGGTAAATGAATATAAAGACTAATTCCATCTTGGTCATTACTGCAATCAAAAGACGCTTTTACCAAATCTTTCCAAGTTGACTCAGAAGGTAAATTATACCAAAAGGGAACGGTTGGATAACTGGTATATCTTGGTCCAGGAACATTATATTTACTAATTAATTGTTGGGATATAGAGGGAGGATTTAATGTATTAGTAGTCATACCTTTTCTTTTTAAGTGCTGAGAGTAACAATTATCACTTAGTCCTATCACTAAGCATTATGGATAATAATATACTTGCAAAGGACGAGAAGAATGAGGACTTAAATACTAATGAAAATCATTGGATCAAATGTTTTATATCATTTCTTAGATTCAAGATCTGCGCTACATTTGTCTTATCAAAATGAAATCATTCATAAAAAAAATGAACCACTATGAAGAAGATAAAAGGTACAGCAGTAGTTGCTTTGATGGGATTGGCTCAATGGGCAAATGCATTTGATAATGAGGTTGTAAAGAGTATTGATGCCAATGCAACACGAGAAGCTGTAGGAATGACGGCTATCACTTTAGTCCCTGTATTGGTCTTAGTGATTTTCTTGATTGTATTAGGGTTTGCAACACAAAAAATTCCTGGTTTAAAAGGATAAAAGTAAAGTTATGGTAGCCTGTGAAACGCAATGTTATCATTGCGGAGAAAACTGCGAAGCAGAAGAAATCGTTATTGCAGAAAAGAGCTTTTGTTGTGAGGGCTGTAAGATGGTTTACGAATTGTTAAGTGAGCACAGTTTAGATGCTTATTATCAGTTGGAAAACCGTCCTGGAAATCCTGTGCAGACTTCAGAAGCAAAAGAGCGTTATGCTTATTTAGAACTAGAGGAAGTACAAGATGCTTTGTTGGACTTTAGGGAAAAAGGCTGTGCCAAAATAACCATAACCATCCCTAGCATTCATTGTAGTTCTTGTGTTTATTTGTTGGAGCATTTGCCAAGAATTAACCCTGCTATAAAAGCAGTGATTGTTGATTTTGTAAAACGGGAAGCAGCCATTACTTATAATGATGATGAACTGTCACTTCGACAATTAATAGAGCTATTAGCCAAAATTGGTTATACGCCAGATCTGTCTCAGGATAAAAAAGCAGGGCAAACCAAACAAAAATCAAATCAGCGTTTGGTCTTAAAAATAGGACTAGCTGGATTTTGTTTTGGAAATATTATGCTGCTTAGTTTTCCTGAGTATTTTATGTTAGAAGAAGGTGATCTAGTAGAATATCAAGCTTTTTTTGGAGGGCTAAATTTTCTATTGGCATTGCCTGTTCTACTTTATTGTGCTCAAGATTATTTTACCTCTGCCATTGGTAGTTTGCGGCAGCGTATGCTAGGGATTGACATCCCTATTGTTTTGGGCATCATAGCTTTGTTTGGTCGCAGTACGTACGAAATTTTTACGCAAACAGGGGCAGGATATATGGACTCTTTTGCAGGACTCATTTTCTTTTTGCTAATCGGGAAATGGTATCAAAGCAAAACCTACCAGTCGCTATCTTTTGAGCGAGATTATACCTCGTATTTCCCTATTGCTACTACAAGGGTTCAATCCAATGGAGAAGAAGAACAAGTACTGATTCAAAAGCTTCAGAAGGAAGATGTTATTAAAATTAGAAATCAAGAAATAATCCCTGCCGATAGTGTTTTATTGAGCGATAAAGCTGCTATAGATTATAGTTTTGTATCTGGAGAATCGGATTGTATTACAAAAGTAGATGGCGATAAAATCTATGCAGGTGGTAGGCAGATGGGAGAAGCAATTTTACTGAAAATTACTAAAGAAGTCAATCAAAGTTATTTTACTCAATTGTGGAACCAACATGTTTTTAAAGAAGAAAAAGCCCTTTTATTGTCTAAAACAGTTCAGGCAATTAGTCGCTACTTTACAGTTGGAATTTTGACGATTGCTTTGGCTACTTTGGGATATTGGTTGTGGGCAGATAGTACCCTTGCCTTAATGGCGTTTAGTTCGGTATTGATTATTGCCTGTCCTTGTGCTTTAGCCTTGTCTGCTCCTTTTGCCTTTGGCAATATTTTGCGTTTGTTTGGAAAAGATGGTTTGTTTCTAAAAAATGCATTGACGGTTGAGCAATTGGCAGATGTAACGGATATTATTTTTGATAAAACAGGAACTTTAACCACCAACAATACGGCAAATATTCAATTTATAGGCGCTAATTTAACAAAAGCTACCTATCATAAAATTCAGGCTTTAGCAGAAAATTCTACCCACCCATTAAGCCAAATGTTGTCGGGTTATATCCAAAAGCTCCCTCATTTTGAAGCTGGAAAAACCTTAGAAGTAAGTGACTTTGAAGAAATAAATGGGCAAGGAATTGCAGCTTGGGTTGA from Aureispira anguillae encodes:
- a CDS encoding sulfite exporter TauE/SafE family protein, whose amino-acid sequence is MNIAALLTAFSIGILGSFHCIGMCGAIAFSLPLKEQNWYSKLWGGLLYNLGRISIYSLLGALLGLLGRGFSFAGFQQGLSIFLGVFILVVLLFPKFVQFQKNKHSILAQLQLWVRNQMGLLFKNNSSFALYGIGLLNGLLPCGLVYAALAGAIATGQVLEGALYMFFFGAGTLPMMILASQFRGFISLNVRNRMRQIVPFFVGAMAILFIIRGLNLGIPYLSPILQSQVTSWILPANCH
- a CDS encoding cbb3-type cytochrome c oxidase N-terminal domain-containing protein gives rise to the protein MAKDFISNINNAVPVDEEEKILLEGEHDGIQELDNALPPWWTYFFAGCVLFGVGYILYYHTFAMGGLQTLEYEREVAIAKAHKEKLLATKYAKINENTVEALTAAEDLETGKTLFLKKCASCHAKDGGGGVGPNLTDENWLHGCDAKAIFKTITYGVPSKGMISWQNQLNPLQIQQITSHILTLKGKSTEKPKEAQGEPCNN
- a CDS encoding LamG-like jellyroll fold domain-containing protein gives rise to the protein MNFYQFFYKNILGLIFLLTFIHPNFGQIDLDNGLELYYTLDDHAADSSSNQHHGTIIGTSPIADRYGIAGGAIEFVNNGAALNGGNILNNVFSGAGKKFTISAWIKPSALMSNNIIVAKVGDAACAENERQFMLRIQGSNQNLTFTNYSSLFSGSARRVSTYTSINDTSHWYHIVVTYDGTQTGNNGLDRVKLYIDCQEEATFLETASGSLGDIQTGAAHLGIGNYIASTGVPCAPARYFHGGIDDVRIYNRILNPSEIEALCSDTLLTAIVQQPHQEKNSTIIPIYPNPSQGLFYIADKGLDIHAFEIYDVMGHLVRQANILNVTQPLDLEDLDQGLYFIHFRNVENVYVGRNKILIKR
- a CDS encoding T9SS type A sorting domain-containing protein, with amino-acid sequence MKNTPIIFTIALIFCNLFITKAQFISQQSGIWADGATWGNASPGVEGVDFPDQTDDLIIRAGHQITVNNLTDNGGPSIAPEGLNLINVGDGMINGSPSFPSGEDLMFYHIGNISIARNGTLIINQHALLAGTVVVEGTLTTVLDVVNLGRLNVTSHGLLNIGGNYIITGTSVTDIDATQIAAANLYIDHMETVIGGSNSFTLPNNIKTFNPTNNDPSAQICSNFLINCGGDCDPSIGGNQGVIVGASEHPICLEFFPVEFKHIAAKALNSYAVEVTWITATETNNDHFEIERSTDGVNWEAIGMVEGAGTSVQTNYYKWEDRNPTKGIIYYRIKQVDEDKTFNYSKQVAIWMGDQEEGVVLAPNIVQNNKKIQLLTTQTIQQIEIFDQYGQVVQIISNPQTMILMDFGTGVFNLRIKLDTGWFFRRVIVI
- the ccoG gene encoding cytochrome c oxidase accessory protein CcoG codes for the protein MINTEESFRDSLATVDDDGNRKWVYPKKPSGKFHNYRVIVSLILLTLLFSGPFIKINGNPLLLLNVIERKFVIFGNVFYPQDFYIFMFVMAVGVIAIGIFTLVFGRLFCGWVCPQTIFMEMVFRKIEYWIEGDWNKQKALNKADMSPSKFFKKTLKHVIFFAVSFIISNTFLAYIIGIEELLEIMMAPPSEHIWGFFSILLFAFAFYIVFSRLREQICTSVCPYGRLQGVLLDQHSIVVAYDYKRGENRAKFRKNEDRAEQGKGDCVDCRQCINVCPTGIDIRNGTQLECVHCTACIDACDSIMDKLSLPGGLIRYTSEYHIKNESKLKLNKRTIGFSVLLVVLTGIILGLLLLRNKVEITVLRTPGTLSQEQPDGKISNLYNYNIVNKSNEDFSLDFKLESLTGEVQLIGDSAVTLPKGEKTAGTFFIILDKEQLKARQTPIRIGIYHQEEKVDEVNTNFLKK
- a CDS encoding FixH family protein; this translates as MNWGYRIALFFVAFITFMLFMLYKCVQQNFDLVAPDYYAKEVAFQEQINQQKNVLALAQKPTWEIGSSHLSIQFPTIPKQGKINFFRPSDKQLDFEEQLQLDDQQQQQIPLEKFQKGIYKLQLSWSDNNKDYYIEKQILIP